A region from the Aeromicrobium choanae genome encodes:
- a CDS encoding RrF2 family transcriptional regulator: protein MRVSTKSDYALRALIELAAEPGDKPVTADELGRRQDIPHGFLQSILGDLRKAGILLSQRGQSGGWRMARPPYAVTVADVFRAVDGPIVSIYGLRPEAVEYNGRAEILKPVWIAARDALREVLETVTIEQLAEGELPSSVMKRTEHIEAWHSR, encoded by the coding sequence GTGAGAGTCTCGACGAAGTCCGACTACGCGCTGCGGGCGCTGATCGAGTTGGCGGCCGAACCGGGCGACAAGCCCGTCACCGCCGACGAACTGGGCCGTCGTCAGGACATCCCCCACGGCTTCCTGCAGTCGATCCTGGGCGACCTGCGCAAGGCGGGCATCCTGCTGTCGCAACGCGGGCAGTCCGGCGGCTGGCGGATGGCTCGCCCTCCGTACGCGGTCACCGTCGCCGACGTCTTCCGCGCGGTCGACGGGCCCATCGTCTCGATCTACGGGCTGCGCCCCGAGGCCGTGGAGTACAACGGCCGCGCCGAGATCCTCAAGCCGGTGTGGATCGCCGCGCGCGACGCCCTGCGCGAGGTGCTGGAGACGGTCACGATCGAGCAGCTCGCCGAGGGCGAGCTGCCGTCGTCGGTCATGAAGCGCACCGAGCACATCGAGGCCTGGCACTCTCGCTGA
- a CDS encoding alkaline phosphatase family protein, with protein sequence MSQTTPVGWADAPVTAQRRSRWVPRVPDLLQALWSVVVTGVAVTLGLLAVGEEVYDELELVLVVMVAMFLVDVVLATPLRVLASRGSVLLAMALGLGAQVLVLGAAISAGARANLTVGDTVVVLLVASAVMAVGRWFSGATDSGYVVGAATARTSRALRSRTDPDGRGMLIVQLDGLALPVLRRAIAGGQAPNIARWIGSSHTLSGWWATIPCTTPASMAGFLHGSPDVPAFRWWDRRSGRLLAAGNPADSRLVESRFPPDSGLLTEGSAISTTYTGGSSRAFLTISKATRARDLGSGSAYLSFFIRPFLLPGALVMTIGEVLKELHQGYRQRARDVQPRIPRKGGYVVLRGVTNVLLRKLNLSLVAEEMASGSPMIFVDFVDYDEIAHHAGPERPEAMRAIEGLDGVLAALEDVARSVATPYDLVLVSDHGQSLGAPFSQLTGSSFPDHVAALMRPDRGGASLLTTTGGGEELGPLNALASSVVGEGKRRPEKVVSDSADPEVVVTGGGNLGMVWFPRRDSRPTLAEVDAAWPRLVPGLLASPGVGLVLATDEAGAPLVLGPDGTRGLGPDGGSTGNDPLRGYPSRTAHDLARLHALEDAGDLVVISTVDELGGIHAFEGQVGSHGGIGGPQNHAVLIHPREWKIDPELVEHVPELGDSPVIVGAWNVHRQLRTWAAKA encoded by the coding sequence GTGAGCCAGACCACGCCCGTCGGCTGGGCCGATGCGCCGGTGACCGCCCAACGCCGATCGCGCTGGGTGCCCCGCGTGCCCGACCTCCTGCAAGCCCTGTGGTCGGTCGTGGTCACCGGGGTCGCGGTGACCCTGGGCCTCCTCGCCGTGGGCGAGGAGGTCTACGACGAGCTCGAGCTGGTCCTCGTCGTCATGGTGGCGATGTTCCTGGTGGACGTCGTCCTCGCCACTCCGCTGCGCGTACTGGCCTCGCGCGGCAGCGTGCTGCTCGCGATGGCTCTCGGGCTGGGCGCCCAGGTGCTCGTCCTCGGCGCCGCCATCAGCGCGGGCGCTCGAGCGAATCTGACCGTCGGGGACACGGTCGTCGTGCTGCTGGTCGCCTCGGCGGTGATGGCGGTCGGCCGCTGGTTCTCCGGGGCCACCGACAGCGGCTACGTGGTGGGCGCCGCCACCGCCCGCACCTCGCGTGCCCTGCGCTCCCGGACGGACCCCGATGGGCGCGGGATGCTCATCGTGCAGCTCGACGGACTGGCTCTGCCCGTGCTGCGACGCGCCATCGCCGGCGGCCAGGCTCCCAACATCGCCCGCTGGATCGGCTCGAGCCACACGCTCAGCGGGTGGTGGGCCACCATCCCGTGCACGACCCCCGCCAGCATGGCCGGGTTCCTCCACGGCAGCCCCGACGTGCCCGCGTTCCGATGGTGGGACCGACGGTCGGGCCGGCTGCTCGCCGCGGGCAACCCCGCCGACTCACGCCTCGTCGAGTCGCGGTTCCCGCCCGACTCGGGGCTGCTGACCGAGGGCAGCGCCATCAGCACCACGTACACGGGCGGCTCGTCACGGGCCTTCCTCACGATCAGCAAGGCGACCCGTGCCCGCGACCTCGGCTCCGGGTCGGCTTACCTTTCCTTCTTCATCCGCCCGTTCCTGCTGCCCGGCGCTCTCGTGATGACGATCGGCGAGGTGCTGAAGGAGCTCCACCAGGGCTACCGCCAGCGCGCGCGCGACGTGCAGCCGCGCATCCCACGCAAGGGCGGCTACGTGGTGCTGCGCGGCGTCACGAACGTGCTGCTGCGCAAGCTCAACCTGTCGCTCGTCGCCGAGGAGATGGCGAGCGGCTCGCCGATGATCTTCGTGGACTTCGTCGACTACGACGAGATCGCGCACCACGCGGGTCCGGAGCGACCCGAGGCGATGCGCGCGATCGAGGGTCTCGACGGCGTCCTCGCCGCGCTCGAGGACGTCGCGCGCTCGGTCGCCACCCCGTACGACCTGGTGCTGGTCTCCGACCACGGGCAGAGCCTCGGTGCACCGTTCTCCCAGCTGACCGGCTCCTCGTTCCCCGACCACGTCGCGGCGCTCATGCGTCCCGACCGCGGCGGAGCCTCGCTGCTCACCACGACCGGAGGCGGCGAGGAGCTCGGCCCGCTGAACGCGCTGGCCTCCTCCGTCGTCGGCGAGGGCAAGCGCCGCCCGGAGAAGGTCGTGTCCGACTCCGCCGATCCCGAGGTGGTCGTCACGGGTGGTGGCAACCTCGGCATGGTGTGGTTCCCGCGGAGGGACTCGCGGCCCACGCTCGCCGAGGTGGACGCCGCATGGCCGCGCCTCGTGCCGGGCCTGCTGGCCAGTCCGGGAGTCGGCCTCGTGCTGGCCACCGACGAGGCGGGAGCTCCCCTCGTCCTCGGGCCCGACGGCACGCGCGGTCTCGGTCCCGACGGCGGCTCCACGGGGAACGATCCCCTCCGCGGCTACCCGTCCCGCACCGCACACGACCTCGCGCGACTGCACGCGCTGGAGGACGCCGGCGACCTCGTCGTGATCTCCACCGTCGACGAGCTCGGCGGCATCCACGCCTTCGAGGGCCAGGTCGGGTCGCACGGCGGCATCGGCGGCCCGCAGAACCATGCCGTGCTGATCCATCCCCGCGAATGGAAGATCGACCCCGAGCTCGTCGAGCACGTGCCGGAGCTGGGTGACTCCCCCGTCATCGTCGGCGCCTGGAACGTACACCGTCAGCTGCGCACGTGGGCGGCCAAAGCATGA
- a CDS encoding asparaginase, translated as MTTEAAFPDVSTRTAAPLAHVVRGDLVESVHLGHLVALAADGTPVLTLGDPEVTMWPRSSVKPFQAVAMVRHGLDLPERLMALAAASHNGEPDHIAGALAILARAGLDERALRNTPDLPWGTTAMRDWLESGQGPEQISQNCSGKHAAMLLTCVTAGWDTETYLAPDHPLQRAVRETIGELTGVPVTHETVDGCGAPLFATTVTGLARGFGRLAASPQQAPDSAEARVAHAMSTHPHMVAGGQRPTTTLMRAVPGLVAKDGADGIFAAGLPDGRAVAFKVLDGAERPLAPVLVTALDALGAFAGDGVDHEAVESLRERAVLGAGRAVGAIRAAF; from the coding sequence GTGACGACTGAAGCCGCTTTCCCCGACGTCTCCACCCGGACCGCCGCCCCGCTCGCGCACGTCGTGCGGGGTGATCTCGTCGAATCGGTGCACCTCGGCCACCTCGTCGCCCTGGCGGCGGACGGCACACCCGTGCTGACGCTCGGCGACCCGGAGGTCACGATGTGGCCGCGCTCCAGCGTCAAGCCGTTCCAGGCCGTCGCGATGGTCCGCCACGGGCTCGACCTCCCCGAGCGCCTCATGGCACTGGCGGCGGCGAGCCACAACGGCGAGCCCGACCACATCGCCGGCGCGCTCGCGATCCTCGCCCGCGCCGGGCTCGACGAGCGCGCCCTGCGCAACACTCCGGATCTGCCGTGGGGGACCACGGCGATGCGCGACTGGCTGGAGAGCGGCCAGGGTCCCGAGCAGATCAGCCAGAACTGCTCGGGCAAGCACGCCGCGATGCTGCTCACGTGCGTGACGGCCGGCTGGGACACCGAGACGTACCTCGCGCCGGACCACCCGCTGCAGCGCGCCGTCCGCGAGACGATCGGGGAGCTCACCGGCGTGCCCGTCACCCACGAGACCGTCGACGGCTGCGGGGCTCCGCTGTTCGCCACCACCGTCACGGGCCTGGCGCGCGGGTTCGGGCGGCTCGCGGCGTCGCCGCAGCAGGCTCCCGACTCGGCCGAGGCGCGCGTGGCGCACGCGATGTCGACGCACCCGCACATGGTCGCCGGCGGTCAGCGTCCCACCACCACCCTGATGCGTGCGGTGCCCGGGCTGGTGGCGAAGGACGGCGCCGACGGGATCTTCGCGGCCGGCCTGCCCGACGGGCGGGCCGTGGCCTTCAAGGTGCTCGACGGGGCGGAGCGTCCGCTGGCTCCCGTGCTGGTGACGGCGCTCGACGCGCTCGGTGCGTTCGCCGGGGACGGCGTCGACCACGAGGCGGTGGAGTCGCTGCGCGAGCGCGCCGTGCTGGGCGCTGGCCGGGCCGTCGGAGCGATCCGCGCGGCCTTCTGA
- a CDS encoding MBL fold metallo-hydrolase, whose product MTAVTWWGHSFVTVELPGATVVTDPLMSRRLFHVRRASEPPPAHATRADLVLISHLHHDHLHLPTLRRFDDAVPIVVPRGAVKAVRSLERLETIEVVPGDRLTVAGVDVEVLPARHDGRRDKRPGAAEATSLGFRFGRDGATCWYPGDTGVMDFGAVEPVDLALVPIGGWGPSLGDGHLDPEQAVEAVRAVGARWILPVHHGTYWPVVLRSSGPTHEQWFQRPAPRFRAAAAGAGLGARVVMPPMGVRTPLPRGSMPV is encoded by the coding sequence ATGACTGCCGTCACGTGGTGGGGACACTCGTTCGTCACGGTCGAGCTCCCGGGGGCCACCGTGGTGACCGACCCCCTGATGTCCCGCCGGCTGTTCCACGTGCGGCGCGCCTCGGAGCCGCCCCCGGCGCACGCCACCCGTGCGGACCTCGTGCTGATCTCTCACCTGCACCACGACCACCTGCACCTGCCGACGCTGCGCCGGTTCGACGACGCGGTGCCGATCGTGGTCCCGCGAGGTGCCGTGAAGGCCGTGCGCTCGCTCGAGCGCCTCGAGACGATCGAGGTCGTGCCGGGTGACCGGCTCACGGTCGCCGGTGTGGACGTCGAGGTGCTGCCCGCGCGTCACGACGGCCGCCGCGACAAGCGACCGGGCGCCGCAGAGGCCACCTCCCTGGGCTTTCGCTTCGGCCGTGACGGTGCCACGTGCTGGTACCCGGGCGACACCGGCGTGATGGACTTCGGGGCGGTCGAGCCGGTCGACCTCGCACTGGTGCCGATCGGCGGCTGGGGGCCCTCCCTCGGCGACGGCCACCTCGACCCCGAGCAGGCCGTCGAGGCAGTCCGTGCCGTGGGCGCCCGCTGGATCCTGCCTGTCCACCACGGCACGTACTGGCCGGTGGTGCTGCGCTCCTCCGGCCCGACCCACGAGCAGTGGTTCCAGCGACCGGCGCCGCGGTTCCGGGCCGCTGCCGCGGGTGCCGGGCTCGGCGCCCGCGTCGTGATGCCGCCGATGGGTGTCCGCACGCCCCTGCCGCGTGGGAGCATGCCCGTGTGA